Proteins encoded within one genomic window of Hevea brasiliensis isolate MT/VB/25A 57/8 chromosome 8, ASM3005281v1, whole genome shotgun sequence:
- the LOC110668072 gene encoding protein NRT1/ PTR FAMILY 5.1 codes for MESKGYTQDGTVDLRGRPVLASKTGKWKACAFLVGYEAFERMAFYGIASNLVNYLTTQLHEDTVSSVRNVNNWSGSVWITPILGAYIADTFMGRYWTFTVSSLFYVMGMILLTMAVSLKFMRPTCINGVCNKASGSQIAFFYSALYIIAIGAGGTKPNISTFGADQFDDFNPHEKELKVSFFNWWMFSSFLGALFATLCLVYIQENMGWGLGYGIPTVGLLLSLFIFYLGTPLYRHKVRKTKSPARDLIQVPIAAFRNRKLELPSDPSDLYEFGLQHYIDSGKRQVHHTPIFRCLDKAAIKDVNTSASSAPCTVTQVEGTKLVVGMILIWLVTLIPSTIWAQINTLFVKQGTTLDRSLGPNFKIPAASLGSFVTLSMLLSVPMYDRCFVPFMRKKTGNPRGITLLQRLGIGFVIQVIAIAIAYAVEVRRMHVIRLHHIMGTKEIVPMSIFWLLPQYVLLGVADVFNAIGLLEFFYDQSPEDMQSLGTTFFTSGIGVGNFLNSFLVTMVDKITGRGSKSWIGNNLNDCHLDYYYGFLLIISTLNLGAFVWASSRFIYKKEIIKVNESCVQLEEKTLDTSPLGLQV; via the exons ATGGAATCCAAAGGCTATACCCAAGATGGCACTGTGGATCTTCGCGGCCGTCCTGTCCTTGCCTCCAAAACTGGCAAATGGAAGGCTTGTGCCTTCCTAGTTG GGTATGAAGCATTTGAGAGGATGGCTTTCTATGGAATAGCTTCAAATTTAGTGAACTACTTGACGACCCAACTTCATGAAGACACAGTTTCATCAGTGAGGAATGTGAACAACTGGTCAGGATCAGTGTGGATCACGCCAATCCTTGGTGCCTACATAGCAGATACTTTCATGGGTCGATATTGGACTTTCACTGTGTCCTCTCTTTTTTATGTCATG GGAATGATACTACTGACAATGGCTGTTTCACTCAAGTTCATGAGGCCAACATGCATAAATGGAGTATGCAACAAGGCTTCTGGTTCACAAATTGCATTCTTCTACTCAGCTCTCTACATTATAGCAATAGGGGCAGGAGGGACAAAGCCTAACATATCAACTTTTGGTGCAGACCAGTTTGATGATTTTAACCCCCATGAAAAAGAGCTTAAGGTCTCATTCTTTAACTGGTGGATGTTTAGCTCTTTTTTGGGAGCTCTATTTGCCACTCTTTGTCTTGTTTACATCCAAGAGAACATGGGATGGGGTTTAGGGTATGGTATCCCTACAGTTGGCCTTCTATTATCCTTATTTATATTCTATTTAGGGACTCCACTTTACAGGCACAAAGTTAGAAAGACCAAGAGCCCTGCAAGGGatctaattcaagtacccattgcTGCCTTTAGAAACAGGAAGCTTGAGCTCCCTAGTGATCCCTCAGATCTTTATGAATTTGGGCTCCAACATTATATTGATAGCGGAAAACGGCAAGTCCATCACACCCCAATTTTCAG GTGCTTGGACAAAGCTGCCATAAAAGATGTCAATACAAGTGCGTCAAGCGCACCCTGCACAGTGACTCAAGTGGAAGGAACCAAGCTTGTTGTTGGGATGATACTGATATGGCTAGTGACCTTAATTCCAAGCACCATATGGGCTCAAATCAACACTCTTTTTGTCAAACAAGGCACCACCTTGGACCGTAGCCTTGGCCCTAATTTTAAAATCCCAGCTGCTTCGCTAGGGAGCTTTGTGACACTCTCCATGCTCCTCTCTGTCCCAATGTATGACCGTTGCTTTGTTCCTTTCATGCGTAAGAAAACTGGGAACCCAAGAGGAATCACACTACTTCAAAGGCTTGGAATTGGATTTGTTATCCAAGTTATTGCCATTGCAATTGCTTATGCAGTTGAAGTTAGAAGAATGCATGTGATAAGGCTACATCACATTATGGGGACAAAAGAAATTGTCCCTATGAGCATATTTTGGCTATTGCCTCAATATGTGCTATTAGGAGTTGCAGATGTGTTTAATGCAATTGGGTTGCTAGAATTCTTCTATGACCAATCTCCTGAAGACATGCAAAGCCTGGGAACCACTTTCTTCACTAGTGGGATTGGAGTTGGAAACTTCTTGAACAGCTTTTTAGTGACAATGGTTGACAAGATCACAGGAAGAGGTAGCAAGAGTTGGATTGGCAACAACTTGAATGATTGCCACTTGGATTACTATTATGGGTTCCTTTTGATTATATCCACTCTCAACTTGGGAGCCTTTGTGTGGGCATCAAGTAGGTTCATATACAAGAAGGAAATCATAAAAGTGAATGAGAGTTGTGTCCAACTGGAAGAGAAGACCTTGGACACATCTCCTCTAGGTTTACAAGTATAA
- the LOC110668101 gene encoding peroxidase 4-like has protein sequence MAFHNFLLLSLIAAYASAATDGKLSPNYYSSTCPKALSIIQAGVAAAIKKETRMGASLLRLHFHDCFVNGCDASVLLDDNATFIGEKTAAPNNNSIRGFNVIDDIKAKVEKACPGVVSCADVVALAARDSAVYLGGPFWNVGLGRRDSLTASRALANISIPPPTSNLSALITSFSAQGLSFKDLVALSGSHTIGLARCTSFRGHIYNDSNIDPSYAKSLQRICPRSGKDNVLAPLDLRTPTRFDNLYYKNLLERKGLLHSDQELFNGNSADSLVRRYESNPSKFFRDFASAMVKMSNIKPLTGRQGEVRKNCRKVN, from the exons ATGGCCTTTCACAACTTTCTGCTGCTCTCTCTGATTGCTGCTTATGCATCTGCTGCAACTGATGGCAAGCTATCCCCGAATTATTACTCGTCTACGTGCCCGAAAGCGTTGTCTATTATTCAGGCAGGAGTTGCAGCAGCAATAAAAAAAGAAACACGCATGGGAGCATCTTTGCTCAGATTGCATTTTCATGACTGTTTTGTGAAT GGCTGCGACGCATCGGTCCTGTTAGATGATAATGCCACCTTCATAGGGGAGAAGACTGCTGCTCCTAACAATAACTCAATTAGAGGATTTAATGTTATTGATGACATTAAAGCTAAGGTAGAAAAAGCTTGCCCTGGTGTTGTGTCCTGTGCTGATGTTGTTGCGCTGGCAGCTCGAGACTCGGCTGTTTAT TTGGGGGGTCCTTTTTGGAATGTTGGGTTGGGAAGAAGAGATTCTCTCACTGCAAGCAGGGCACTTGCAAATATTTCTATCCCTCCACCTACTTCTAATCTGAGTGCTCTCATTACAAGCTTCTCTGCTCAGGGCCTCTCTTTCAAGGACTTGGTGGCTCTTTCAG GCTCACACACCATAGGCTTGGCCAGGTGCACATCATTTCGAGGTCACATCTACAACGATTCTAATATTGATCCCTCCTATGCCAAGTCATTACAGCGGATTTGCCCAAGAAGTGGGAAAGATAATGTTCTTGCACCCCTTGATCTCCGAACTCCAACCCGTTTTGATAATCTGTACTACAAGAACTTGTTGGAACGGAAGGGCCTTCTTCATTCAGACCAAGAACTCTTCAATGGCAACTCTGCTGATTCCCTCGTTAGAAGATATGAAAGTAACCCTTCTAAATTTTTCAGGGACTTTGCCAGTGCTATGGTTAAGATGAGCAACATTAAGCCCCTCACAGGCAGACAGGGAGAGGTAAGAAAAAATTGCAGAAAAGTCAATTGA
- the LOC110668102 gene encoding uncharacterized protein LOC110668102 isoform X2, with the protein MRMEAKRSRRSSRKPLSDCTNSINPSQSSSTSAKNSSSIIKPSKFSPTTTETQKKSTTGCTTRNDNALLNPSTVSLPTASTPPRAQKPSSLAGTPSHKVSEPCSVYSRRLSVDKRKSKGKAVAVPMSCFPAVKTQFARSDARLRKILPIMPCHRILLSSKELTLQKLMLLSSQRRKLLPLMTWTE; encoded by the exons ATGAGAATGGAAGCTAAAAGGAGCAGAAGAAGTAGTAGAAAGCCGCTTTCAGATTGCACCAACTCCATcaatccttctcaatcttcttcaACCTCTGCCAAAAACTCCTCTTCTATTATCAAACCCAGTAAATTCTCACCCACAACAACCGAAACCCAAAAGAAATCAACCACTGGATGTACCACTCGAAACGACAACGCCCTATTAAACCCTAGTACCGTTTCGCTTCCTACCGCTTCCACGCCTCCTCGGGCTCAAAAACCTTCTTCTCTTGCTG GGACTCCTAGTCATAAGGTTTCTGAGCCATGTTCAGTTTACAGTCGGAGACTATCAGTAGATAAGAGGAAGAGTAAAGGGAAGGCAGTTGCTGTGCCTATGAGTTGCTTTCCTGCCGTAAAGACTCAATTTGCTAG AAGCGATGCCAGACTGAGAAAGATATTGCCAATTATGCCCTGCCACAGGATTTTATTGAGCAGCAAAGAGCTTACTTTGCAGAAATTGATGCTTTTGAGCTCTCAGAGGAGGAAGTTACTTCCGTTGATGACTTGGACTGAATGA
- the LOC110668102 gene encoding uncharacterized protein LOC110668102 isoform X1, protein MRMEAKRSRRSSRKPLSDCTNSINPSQSSSTSAKNSSSIIKPSKFSPTTTETQKKSTTGCTTRNDNALLNPSTVSLPTASTPPRAQKPSSLAGTPSHKVSEPCSVYSRRLSVDKRKSKGKAVAVPMSCFPAVKTQFARDEMNEGGVAKLSKSCTVPCKKKRCQTEKDIANYALPQDFIEQQRAYFAEIDAFELSEEEVTSVDDLD, encoded by the exons ATGAGAATGGAAGCTAAAAGGAGCAGAAGAAGTAGTAGAAAGCCGCTTTCAGATTGCACCAACTCCATcaatccttctcaatcttcttcaACCTCTGCCAAAAACTCCTCTTCTATTATCAAACCCAGTAAATTCTCACCCACAACAACCGAAACCCAAAAGAAATCAACCACTGGATGTACCACTCGAAACGACAACGCCCTATTAAACCCTAGTACCGTTTCGCTTCCTACCGCTTCCACGCCTCCTCGGGCTCAAAAACCTTCTTCTCTTGCTG GGACTCCTAGTCATAAGGTTTCTGAGCCATGTTCAGTTTACAGTCGGAGACTATCAGTAGATAAGAGGAAGAGTAAAGGGAAGGCAGTTGCTGTGCCTATGAGTTGCTTTCCTGCCGTAAAGACTCAATTTGCTAG GGATGAAATGAATGAAGGTGGAGTTGCAAAGTTATCCAAATCCTGTACAGTGCCTTGCAAAAAG AAGCGATGCCAGACTGAGAAAGATATTGCCAATTATGCCCTGCCACAGGATTTTATTGAGCAGCAAAGAGCTTACTTTGCAGAAATTGATGCTTTTGAGCTCTCAGAGGAGGAAGTTACTTCCGTTGATGACTTGGACTGA
- the LOC110668097 gene encoding pentatricopeptide repeat-containing protein At2g35030, mitochondrial isoform X1, with amino-acid sequence MIMVSRSRFWHRVLKLPFTFSCLRQLNPSFSSLAKQNPTSFVNRIPISVNGSSRLMPIVSYTYECNTRISILGRHGNVNEARKLFDEMPHRDTVSYASMITVYLKNNDLPKAERLFWAMPERNIVADSAMISGYVKAGQLDKARDVFDHMVERNVFSWTNLVSGYFRIGKVDEALRLFYQMPDKNVVSWTSVVAGYAQNGFIDQARHIFDQMPEKNIVAWTVMVKCYVENDRIDEAFKLFYQMPQRNLYSWNILILGCINSNRLNEAIQLFNSMPHRNTVSWTTMVTGLARNGMTKHAKEYFDQMPQKDTASWNAMITAYIDQGNMVEASELFNFMPEKNIVSWNVMIDGYARNGPGGVALKYLILMLQSNVKPNETTITSVLTQCNSIVELMQAHGLVIHLGFEHDTLLSNALVTMYSRRGDVLSARFVFDQLEAKDIVSWTAMILAYSNHGCGHHALQVFARMLRSGAKPDEITFVGLLSACSHAGLVKKGQKLFDSMGCAYAIEPRAEHYTCLVDILGRAGEVNKAMKVVSEMPQHERDGAVLGALLGACRLHRDVRLANQIGNKLIDQEPTSSGSYTLLANVYAACGKWNEFAQVRKKMKERNVKKEPGFSRIEVKGKSHVFFVGERSHPQVEEIYSFLDDRLLPLMQDIGFNPESTHALLSFYNE; translated from the coding sequence ATGATTATGGTGTCCCGCTCTCGTTTTTGGCATCGAGTTTTGAAACTTCCCTTCACATTTTCATGTCTTCGCCAGTTAAATCCTTCCTTCTCTTCTCTCGCGAAACAGAACCCAACAAGCTTCGTGAATCGGATTCCCATTTCCGTCAATGGAAGTTCGAGGCTGATGCCAATTGTTTCCTATACATATGAGTGTAACACAAGGATAAGTATTTTAGGCCGTCATGGCAATGTCAATGAAGCGAGGAAGTTGTTCGATGAAATGCCTCACCGTGACACCGTTTCTTATGCTTCAATGATTACTGTTTATTTGAAAAACAATGATCTTCCCAAAGCTGAGaggcttttttgggccatgccaGAAAGAAATATTGTTGCTGATTCTGCAATGATAAGTGGTTATGTCAAGGCTGGCCAACTTGATAAGGCTCGTGATGTTTTTGATCATATGGTGGAGAGAAATGTGTTCTCTTGGACCAATTTGGTTTCTGGGTATTTCAGGATTGGGAAAGTTGATGAGGCTCTTCGGCTCTTCTATCAAATGCCTGACAAGAACGTGGTCTCGTGGACTAGTGTGGTTGCGGGTTATGCTCAAAATGGTTTCATTGATCAAGCTCGTCATATTTTTGATCAAATGCCAGAGAAAAACATCGTTGCTTGGACTGTTATGGTCAAGTGTTATGTTGAGAACGATCGAATTGATGAGGCTTTTAAGCTTTTCTATCAGATGCCCCAGCGGAATCTATATTCTTGGAATATTTTGATTTTGGGTTGCATAAATTCTAATAGGCTAAATGAAGCCATTCAACTATTTAATTCAATGCCTCATAGGAATACTGTTTCTTGGACAACAATGGTCACAGGTCTGGCTCGAAATGGAATGACTAAACACGCAAAGGAGTATTTTGATCAGATGCCTCAAAAGGACACAGCTTCATGGAATGCTATGATCACAGCATATATTGATCAAGGCAACATGGTTGAAGCTAGTGAACTTTTTAATTTTATGCCAGAAAAGAATATTGTGAGTTGGAATGTGATGATTGATGGGTATGCAAGAAATGGGCCTGGAGGTGTTGCCTTAAAGTACCTAATTCTCATGCTTCAGTCCAATGTTAAGCCAAATGAGACTACTATCACAAGTGTATTGACACAATGTAATAGCATAGTGGAGCTTATGCAAGCTCATGGCCTAGTGATTCATCTTGGCTTTGAGCATGACACATTGCTTTCCAATGCTCTCGTCACTATGTATTCTAGACGTGGTGATGTCCTCTCAGCTAGGTTTGTTTTTGATCAGCTTGAGGCAAAGGACATTGTGTCATGGACTGCAATGATATTAGCTTATTCAAACCATGGTTGTGGTCATCACGCCTTACAGGTCTTTGCACGAATGTTAAGATCTGGAGCTAAGCCTGATGAGATTACATTTGTTGGACTCTTATCAGCTTGTAGCCATGCAGGTCTTGTCAAAAAAGGTCAAAAGCTCTTTGATTCAATGGGTTGTGCTTATGCTATAGAACCGAGGGCTGAACATTATACCTGCCTTGTAGACATCCTGGGTCGTGCAGGAGAAGTGAACAAGGCAATGAAAGTGGTCTCTGAAATGCCTCAACATGAACGTGATGGTGCTGTTCTTGGGGCATTATTGGGGGCATGCAGATTGCACAGGGACGTTAGATTGGCAAACCAGATTGGCAACAAGCTAATAGATCAAGAGCCAACTAGCTCAGGGAGTTATACACTCTTGGCCAATGTGTATGCAGCATGTGGGAAGTGGAATGAGTTTGCACAagtaaggaagaagatgaaggaaaGAAATGTGAAGAAAGAACCTGGTTTTAGTCGAATCGAAGTAAAAGGCAAGAGCCATGTATTTTTTGTAGGGGAGAGATCTCATCCTCAAGTTGAGGAAATTTATAGTTTCCTTGATGATAGACTGCTACCCCTAATGCAGGACATAGGATTCAATCCAGAAAGCACACATGCACTATTATCCTTTTACAATGAATAG
- the LOC110668097 gene encoding pentatricopeptide repeat-containing protein At2g35030, mitochondrial isoform X2, producing the protein MIMVSRSRFWHRVLKLPFTFSCLRQLNPSFSSLAKQNPTSFVNRIPISVNGSSRLMPIVSYTYECNTRISILGRHGNVNEARKLFDEMPHRDTVSYASMITVYLKNNDLPKAERLFWAMPERNIVADSAMISGYVKAGQLDKARDVFDHMVERNVFSWTNLVSGYFRIGKVDEALRLFYQMPDKNVVSWTSVVAGYAQNGFIDQARHIFDQMPEKNIVAWTVMVKCYVENDRIDEAFKLFYQMPQRNLYSWNILILGCINSNRLNEAIQLFNSMPHRNTVSWTTMVTGLARNGMTKHAKEYFDQMPQKDTASWNAMITAYIDQGNMVEASELFNFMPEKNIVSWNVMIDGYARNGPGGVALKYLILMLQSNVKPNETTITSVLTQCNSIVELMQAHGLVIHLGFEHDTLLSNALVTMYSRRGDVLSARFVFDQLEAKDIVSWTAMILAYSNHGCGHHALQVFARMLRSGAKPDEITFVGLLSACSHAGLVKKGQKLFDSMGCAYAIEPRAEHYTCLVDILGRAGEVNKAMKVVSEMPQHERDGAVLGALLGACRLHRDVRLANQIGNKLIDQEPTSSGSYTLLANVYAACGKWNEFAQVRKKMKERNVKKEPGFSRIEVKGAEEMELSISFDDQERIIESLLVCQLLDRDSLSQNHQ; encoded by the exons ATGATTATGGTGTCCCGCTCTCGTTTTTGGCATCGAGTTTTGAAACTTCCCTTCACATTTTCATGTCTTCGCCAGTTAAATCCTTCCTTCTCTTCTCTCGCGAAACAGAACCCAACAAGCTTCGTGAATCGGATTCCCATTTCCGTCAATGGAAGTTCGAGGCTGATGCCAATTGTTTCCTATACATATGAGTGTAACACAAGGATAAGTATTTTAGGCCGTCATGGCAATGTCAATGAAGCGAGGAAGTTGTTCGATGAAATGCCTCACCGTGACACCGTTTCTTATGCTTCAATGATTACTGTTTATTTGAAAAACAATGATCTTCCCAAAGCTGAGaggcttttttgggccatgccaGAAAGAAATATTGTTGCTGATTCTGCAATGATAAGTGGTTATGTCAAGGCTGGCCAACTTGATAAGGCTCGTGATGTTTTTGATCATATGGTGGAGAGAAATGTGTTCTCTTGGACCAATTTGGTTTCTGGGTATTTCAGGATTGGGAAAGTTGATGAGGCTCTTCGGCTCTTCTATCAAATGCCTGACAAGAACGTGGTCTCGTGGACTAGTGTGGTTGCGGGTTATGCTCAAAATGGTTTCATTGATCAAGCTCGTCATATTTTTGATCAAATGCCAGAGAAAAACATCGTTGCTTGGACTGTTATGGTCAAGTGTTATGTTGAGAACGATCGAATTGATGAGGCTTTTAAGCTTTTCTATCAGATGCCCCAGCGGAATCTATATTCTTGGAATATTTTGATTTTGGGTTGCATAAATTCTAATAGGCTAAATGAAGCCATTCAACTATTTAATTCAATGCCTCATAGGAATACTGTTTCTTGGACAACAATGGTCACAGGTCTGGCTCGAAATGGAATGACTAAACACGCAAAGGAGTATTTTGATCAGATGCCTCAAAAGGACACAGCTTCATGGAATGCTATGATCACAGCATATATTGATCAAGGCAACATGGTTGAAGCTAGTGAACTTTTTAATTTTATGCCAGAAAAGAATATTGTGAGTTGGAATGTGATGATTGATGGGTATGCAAGAAATGGGCCTGGAGGTGTTGCCTTAAAGTACCTAATTCTCATGCTTCAGTCCAATGTTAAGCCAAATGAGACTACTATCACAAGTGTATTGACACAATGTAATAGCATAGTGGAGCTTATGCAAGCTCATGGCCTAGTGATTCATCTTGGCTTTGAGCATGACACATTGCTTTCCAATGCTCTCGTCACTATGTATTCTAGACGTGGTGATGTCCTCTCAGCTAGGTTTGTTTTTGATCAGCTTGAGGCAAAGGACATTGTGTCATGGACTGCAATGATATTAGCTTATTCAAACCATGGTTGTGGTCATCACGCCTTACAGGTCTTTGCACGAATGTTAAGATCTGGAGCTAAGCCTGATGAGATTACATTTGTTGGACTCTTATCAGCTTGTAGCCATGCAGGTCTTGTCAAAAAAGGTCAAAAGCTCTTTGATTCAATGGGTTGTGCTTATGCTATAGAACCGAGGGCTGAACATTATACCTGCCTTGTAGACATCCTGGGTCGTGCAGGAGAAGTGAACAAGGCAATGAAAGTGGTCTCTGAAATGCCTCAACATGAACGTGATGGTGCTGTTCTTGGGGCATTATTGGGGGCATGCAGATTGCACAGGGACGTTAGATTGGCAAACCAGATTGGCAACAAGCTAATAGATCAAGAGCCAACTAGCTCAGGGAGTTATACACTCTTGGCCAATGTGTATGCAGCATGTGGGAAGTGGAATGAGTTTGCACAagtaaggaagaagatgaaggaaaGAAATGTGAAGAAAGAACCTGGTTTTAGTCGAATCGAAGTAAAAG GAGCTGAGGAGATGGAACTTTCTATTTCTTTTGATGATCAAGAGAGGATCATTGAAAGCCTTCTTGTATGCCAGTTACTAGATAGAGATTCCCTCTCTCAAAATCATCAATAG